The Microbacterium sulfonylureivorans region CCGCAGGCGTGTTCGCGGCATCCCTCCACCCGTACGCCGTCGCGGTCGCGCGTGAGGGGCTCACGGGCCGATGAGCGGGGAACGGCGGGTCACCGTCGTCACCGGTGCCGCCGGCGGCATCGGCGGAGCCATCGTCGACGTGCTGCTCGCCCGCGACGAAGCCGTCGTCGCGGTGGACCTCCGCCGGAGCGGACGCCCGGCATCGTCGGCCTTCGCGGAGGTGCTCGGCGATGCGGGCGTCGAAGACGTGGCCGAACGAGCCATCGCCGCTGCCGAGCGCCTGGGGGTGATGACCGGGTGGGTGAACAACTCCGCGGTGTTCGACGACCTGTGGCTCGACGGTGTCGGCGGAGCGCGGACGAGCGCGGCCATCGCGGCGAACCTCGAACCGGCGGTGGTCGGATCGGCCGCGGCGGTGCGCGCCTTCCTCCGCGCGGGCACGGCGGGCGCGCTCGTGGCGGTCAGCTCGCATCAGGCCGCGCGGGCCGTGCGGGGCAGTCTCGCGTACGCGACCGCGAAGGCGGCCATCGAGGGGCTCACGCGGTCCCTCGCGGTGGACTACGGCGCCGACGGCATCCGGGCGAACGCCGTCGCCCTCGGCTCGATCCGCACCCGCCGGTACGACGAGCGGCTCGCGGCGCTTCCCGATGCCGAGCGCCGCGCCTTCGAGGAGTCCATCGCCGCGCTCCACCCCGCCGGGCGGGTGGGGGAGGCTTCCGAAGTGGCCGAGGTCGTCGCGTTCCTGCTGTCCGACGCCGCATCCTTCGTCACCGGAGCCGTGATCCCCGTCGACGGCGGCCGGGCCGCGCGCGGCGGCGATCCCGAGGAGCGTCGCCCCCCTACGACCCCGTCGTGAGGGTGAGCAGCCGGTCCCGCACCTGACGGCGGAGAACCTTGCCGATCAGCGACTTCGGCAGTTCGTCGACGACGAAGATGCGACGGGGCACCTTGTAGGGGGTGAGGATGCCGCGCACGTACTCGCGCACCGCCTCGACGTCGATGTCGGCGCCCGGCGCGACGACGACGGCCGCGACGACCTCCTCTCCGGAGCGGTCGCTGGGCAGACCGACGACGGCGGCGTCCTCGATCTGCGGGTGCTGACGCAGGGCGTTCTCGACCTCGGTCGGTGCGACGTTGAAGCCGCCGGTGATGATGAGCTCCTTGATCCGGTCCACGACGCGGACGAAGCCCGCGTCGTCGATCGTCACGATGTCGCCGGTGCGGAACCAGCCGTCGGTGAAGACGGCCTCCGTCTCCTCCGGTTTGCCGTAGTAGCCGCCGAACACCTGGGGACCGCGGACGACGAGTTCGCCCCGTTCGCCCTGGGGAACGTCCTGCGTCGGGTCGTCGGGGTCGACGACACGGCACTCTGTGCCGGGCAGCGGCAGCCCGACCGTTCCCGGCACTCGGTTGTCCGCCACAGGGTTCGCCATGAGCACGGGGGAGCACTCGCTCAGGCCGTACCCCTCGACGAGGAACCCGCCCGAGGCCGCCTCGAACGGCACGACGAGCTCGTGGGGGAGCGCCATAGCGCCTGAGATCGCGACCTGAGTCCCCGCGAGCGATACGCCCTTCTCGCGCGCGGCCTTGAGCAGCCGGTCCGCGATCGGCGGCACGAGCGGGAGGAAGGTCGCGGGATGCTTCTTCGTGACGTCGAGCACCATGTTGGGGTCGAACCGGGGGAACAGCACCAGGCGGGCGCCCATCGACATCGCGAAGGTGAGGCAGAGTGTCAGCCCGTAGGCGTGGAACATCGGCAGCACCGCATAGACGACGCAGCCGTCGCCGCGCACGATCGACGGAACCCACGCCTTCGCCTGTGCGGCGTTGGCCAGCAGGTTGCGATGCGTCAGCGAGGCGCCCTTGGGAGTGCCGGTCGTGCCGCTCGTGTACTGGATGAGCGCGAGGTCGTCGGTCGCGGGCTTCGGATACGTCGACGGCAGCGGATCGGAGCCGACGATGTCCTCCCACGGGATCGCACCGCTCACGCGCTCGGTCAGCGCTGTCCGGGCCTCGCGTGCCTTCGCGATGGGCAGGCGCAGCGCCAGACGGGTGCCGAATGGCATTGCCTTCGTGATGTCCACGGAGATCAGCGACGTCACGGCGAGGTCCGTCGGGAACTCCTGCACGGTCTTCACGACCTTCGACCACACGATCGCGTGCGTGGCCCCGTGGTCCTCGAACTGCTTGCGGAGCTCACGCGGCGTGTAGAGCGGGTTGTGCTCGATGACGACGGCACCCAGGCGCAGGATCGCGTAGAACGCCACGATGTGCTGCGGGCAGTTCGGGAGCACGATGGCGACGGGGTCGCCCGGTCGCACACCCTGGGCGCGCAGTCCCTCGGCGGCACGGTCGATCTGCGCCTGCAGTGAGCGGTAGGTCGTCTCGCGCCCGAAGAACTGGAGGGCCGCGGCATCCGGATAATCCTTCGCGGACGCCTCGACGATGTCGATGAGGGATCCGCTCACCGGCGCGAGGTCCTGCGGTACCCCTTCCGCGTAGCTGGCGATCCACGGGCGAGGCGGGTCATACGTCGTCGTCACGGTTGTCAGCCTACGCCCGCGCTCCGCCTCCGCACGGGCGGGTGCCACCGTCCGACTAAACTGTCGAGGTGTCTGAAATCACCTCTGATCTCGTGCGCCATCTCGGTGTGCTCGCCCGGATCCAGCTGAGCGACGAGGAGGTCGAGCGCCTCACCGGTCAGCTCGACGTGATCGTCGACAACATCGCGAAGGTGTCGGAGGTCGCGACCCCCGATGTGGTGGCGACGAGCCACCCGATCGCGCTGGAGAACATTTTCCGCCCCGATGTCGTGGGCGGTCAGCTCACGCGGGAGCAGGTGCTTCAGAACGCTCCGGATGCCGCGGACGGCCGATTCCGCGTGACCGCGATCCTCGGCGAAGAGCAGTAAGGACCCTCGTGACCGATCTGACGAAGCTGAGCGCCGCCGCGCTCGCAGACAAGCTCGCCTCGCGGGAGGTCTCGAGCGTGGAGGCCACGCAGGCCCACCTCGACCGCATCGCCGCCGTCGACGGCGATGTGCACGCGTTCCTCCACGTGAGCGACCACGCGCTCGAGGTCGCCGCCGACATCGACCGCCGCCGTGCCGCGGGCGAGCAGCTCGGCCCGGTGGCCGGTGTGCCGCTCGCCATCAAGGACGTGCTCGTCACGACCGACATGCCGTCGACGAGCGGATCGAAGATCCTCGAGGGCTACATGTCGCCCTACGACGCGACGGTCGTCGCGCGCTCACGCGCGGCCGGCCTCGTTCCGCTCGGCAAGACGAACATGGACGAGTTCGCGATGGGCTCGTCCACCGAGCACTCCGCGTACGGTCCGACCCGGAATCCGTGGGATCTCGACCGTATCCCCGGCGGATCGGGCGGTGGCTCCGCCGCCGCCGTCGCCGCGTTCGAGGCTCCGCTGGCTCTCGGGTCCGACACCGGCGGCTCGATCCGCCAGCCGGCGCACGTCACCGGCACCGTCGGCCTCAAGCCCACGTACGGCGGCGTCAGCCGATACGGCGCGATCGCTCTCGCCTCGAGCCTCGACCAGGTCGGCCCCGTCACCCGCACCGTCCTCGACGCCGGACTGCTGCACGACGTGATCGGCGGCCACGACCCGCACGACGCGACGTCGCTCGCCGACGCCTGGCCGTCGTTCGCCGACGCCGCCCGTGACGGCGCCCGCGGCGACGTGCTCAAGGGACTCAAGGTCGGTGTCATCAAGGAGCTCCCCGACGCCGGCTTCCAGCCCGGAGTCTCTGCCTCGTTCCGCGGCGCTCTCCGCGCGATGGAGGCGCACGGTGCCGAGATCGTCGAGATCAGCGCACCGCACTTCGAGTACGGCGTCGCCGCCTACTACCTGATCCTCCCCGCCGAGGCATCCAGCAATCTCGCCAAGTTCGACTCGGTGCGGTTCGGCCTGCGGCTCGATGTCCCCGGCGGAACGGTCGAGGATGTCATGGCGAAGACCCGTGACGCCGGGTTCGGCGACGAGGTCAAGCGCCGCATCATCCTCGGCACCTACGCCCTGTCGGCCGGCTACTACGACGCCTACTACGGCTCCGCGCAGAAGGTACGCACCCTCATCCAGCAGGATTTCGACAACGCCTTCGCGGCGGTGGACGTCATCGCGACCCCGTCGGCTCCGACGACCGCGTTCAAGCTCGGCGAGAAGATCGACGACCCGATGCAGATGTACCTCAACGATGTGACGACCATCCCGGCGAACCTCGCCGGCGTTCCGGGCATCTCGATCCCGTCGGGGCTCGCCGACGAGGACGGGCTGCCCGTCGGCATCCAGTTCCTGGCGCCCGCACGCGAGGACGCGCGCCTGTACCGCGTCGGCGCCGCCCTCGAAGCGGTGCTCGTCGACTCGTGGGGCGCGCCGCTGCTGGACCGCGCACCGATCCTCGGAGGGGCACGCTGATGGCCAAGGACAAGCTGCTGGACTTCGACAAGGCCCTCGAGCTGTACGAGCCGGTGCTCGGCTTCGAGGTGCACGTCGAGCTCAACACCAGGACGAAGATGTTCTCAGGTGCGGCCAACCCCGCCCACATCGACAACCACGGCGCCGAGCCGAACACGCTCGTCGCACCCGTCGACATGGGTCTGCCCGGGTCGCTCCCGACGGTCAACGCCGAGGCCGTGAAGTTCTCGATCAGCCTCGGGCTCGCGCTCGGGTGCTCGATCGCGCCCTCGAGCCGGTTCGCGCGGAAGAACTACTTCTACCCCGACCTCGGCAAGAACTACCAGATCTCCCAGTACGACGAGCCCATCGCCTTCGAGGGCTCCGTCGACGTCGAGCTGTCCGACGGCACGGTGGTCACTGTCCCGATCGAGCGCGCACACATGGAAGAGGATGCCGGAAAGCTCACGCACGTCGGTGGCTCGACCGGGCGCATCCAGGGCGCCGAGTACTCGCTCGTCGACTACAACCGCGCCGGAGTGCCGCTCGTCGAGATCGTCACCAAGCCGATCTTCGGAGCCGAGCACCGCGCACCCGAGATCGCCAAGGCGTACGTGCAGACGATCCGCGACATCGTGCTCTCGCTCGGCATCTCGGAGGCGCGCATGGAGCGCGGCAACCTCCGCTGCGATGCGAACGTCTCGCTGCGCCCGCGCGGTCAGGAGAAGCTCGGCACGCGCACCGAGACGAAGAACGTCAACTCGATGCGCTCCGTCGAGCGCGCCGTCCGCTACGAGATCCAGCGCCAGGCGGCCATCCTCGCCGCCGGGGGCACGATCATCCAGGAGACGCGCCACTGGCACGAGGACACCGGCACGACCTCGCCCGGTCGTCCGAAGTCCGACGCCGATGACTACCGCTACTTCCCCGAGCCCGACCTGCTGCCGGTCGCTCCGAGCATCGAGCTGATCGAGGAGCTCCGTGCCGCTCTGCCGGAGCCTCCGTCCGCTCGCCGCCGGCGGCTCAAGGCCGACTGGGGCTTCGCCGACATCGAGTTCCAGGGAGTCGTCAACAGCGGCCTGCTCGCCGAAGTCGAGGCGACCGTCGCCGCGGGCGCGACACCGGCGGCCGCACGCAAGTGGTGGACGGGCGAGATCGCCCGCATCGCGAACGCCGAGGGGCGCGAAGCATCCGATCTCGCCACCCCCGCGGATGTCGCGGCCCTGCAGGTCCTCGTCGACTCGGGGGCGCTGAACGACAAGCTCGCGCGCCAGGTGCTCGAAGGGGTCATCGCCGGCGAGGGAACGCCGCAGGAGGTCGTCGACGCCCGTGGTCTGGCCGTCGTCTCTGACGACGGCGCCCTGATCGCGGCGATCGACGAGGCGCTCGCGTCGCAGCCCGACGTGCTCGAGAAGATCCGCGACGGCAAGGTGCAGGCGGCCGGGGCCGTCATCGGCGCCGTGATGAAGGCGATGAAGGGCCAGGCGGACGCCGCGCGCGTGCGTGAGCTGGTACTGGAGCGCGCATCGGCGTCCTGAGCCGGTCGGGGCGCAGGCTCAACCGACGAAGGCGACGGCGCTGATCTCGACGAGTGCGCCCTCGGGGCCGAGGTCTGCGACCTGGAGCACCGTGACGGCGGCAGGATGCGGGCCCCACACCTCACCGACCACCGGGAAGGCGGCGGCGATGTCGGCGGGCGCGACGAGGTTGACGTTCATCGTGACCGCATCCGCGGGCGTCGCCCCGGACGCCTCGAGGACGGCGAGGACGTTCCGCAGCGCCTGACGCGTCTGGCCGGGCAGATCGTCGGAGACGACCCTGCCGTCGCCGTCGACGCCGTTCTGGCCGCCGACGAACACGAAGCGCCCGGGGCCCTCCACGATCACCCCCTGGCTGAAGGCGGGGTTCTTGTGCAGCGAGTCGGGATTCACATGCGTGACGGGCATGTCGATGCTCCTC contains the following coding sequences:
- the gatC gene encoding Asp-tRNA(Asn)/Glu-tRNA(Gln) amidotransferase subunit GatC, whose product is MSEITSDLVRHLGVLARIQLSDEEVERLTGQLDVIVDNIAKVSEVATPDVVATSHPIALENIFRPDVVGGQLTREQVLQNAPDAADGRFRVTAILGEEQ
- a CDS encoding SDR family NAD(P)-dependent oxidoreductase — protein: MSGERRVTVVTGAAGGIGGAIVDVLLARDEAVVAVDLRRSGRPASSAFAEVLGDAGVEDVAERAIAAAERLGVMTGWVNNSAVFDDLWLDGVGGARTSAAIAANLEPAVVGSAAAVRAFLRAGTAGALVAVSSHQAARAVRGSLAYATAKAAIEGLTRSLAVDYGADGIRANAVALGSIRTRRYDERLAALPDAERRAFEESIAALHPAGRVGEASEVAEVVAFLLSDAASFVTGAVIPVDGGRAARGGDPEERRPPTTPS
- a CDS encoding long-chain-fatty-acid--CoA ligase — translated: MTTTYDPPRPWIASYAEGVPQDLAPVSGSLIDIVEASAKDYPDAAALQFFGRETTYRSLQAQIDRAAEGLRAQGVRPGDPVAIVLPNCPQHIVAFYAILRLGAVVIEHNPLYTPRELRKQFEDHGATHAIVWSKVVKTVQEFPTDLAVTSLISVDITKAMPFGTRLALRLPIAKAREARTALTERVSGAIPWEDIVGSDPLPSTYPKPATDDLALIQYTSGTTGTPKGASLTHRNLLANAAQAKAWVPSIVRGDGCVVYAVLPMFHAYGLTLCLTFAMSMGARLVLFPRFDPNMVLDVTKKHPATFLPLVPPIADRLLKAAREKGVSLAGTQVAISGAMALPHELVVPFEAASGGFLVEGYGLSECSPVLMANPVADNRVPGTVGLPLPGTECRVVDPDDPTQDVPQGERGELVVRGPQVFGGYYGKPEETEAVFTDGWFRTGDIVTIDDAGFVRVVDRIKELIITGGFNVAPTEVENALRQHPQIEDAAVVGLPSDRSGEEVVAAVVVAPGADIDVEAVREYVRGILTPYKVPRRIFVVDELPKSLIGKVLRRQVRDRLLTLTTGS
- a CDS encoding RidA family protein — translated: MPVTHVNPDSLHKNPAFSQGVIVEGPGRFVFVGGQNGVDGDGRVVSDDLPGQTRQALRNVLAVLEASGATPADAVTMNVNLVAPADIAAAFPVVGEVWGPHPAAVTVLQVADLGPEGALVEISAVAFVG
- the gatA gene encoding Asp-tRNA(Asn)/Glu-tRNA(Gln) amidotransferase subunit GatA — encoded protein: MTDLTKLSAAALADKLASREVSSVEATQAHLDRIAAVDGDVHAFLHVSDHALEVAADIDRRRAAGEQLGPVAGVPLAIKDVLVTTDMPSTSGSKILEGYMSPYDATVVARSRAAGLVPLGKTNMDEFAMGSSTEHSAYGPTRNPWDLDRIPGGSGGGSAAAVAAFEAPLALGSDTGGSIRQPAHVTGTVGLKPTYGGVSRYGAIALASSLDQVGPVTRTVLDAGLLHDVIGGHDPHDATSLADAWPSFADAARDGARGDVLKGLKVGVIKELPDAGFQPGVSASFRGALRAMEAHGAEIVEISAPHFEYGVAAYYLILPAEASSNLAKFDSVRFGLRLDVPGGTVEDVMAKTRDAGFGDEVKRRIILGTYALSAGYYDAYYGSAQKVRTLIQQDFDNAFAAVDVIATPSAPTTAFKLGEKIDDPMQMYLNDVTTIPANLAGVPGISIPSGLADEDGLPVGIQFLAPAREDARLYRVGAALEAVLVDSWGAPLLDRAPILGGAR
- the gatB gene encoding Asp-tRNA(Asn)/Glu-tRNA(Gln) amidotransferase subunit GatB, which translates into the protein MAKDKLLDFDKALELYEPVLGFEVHVELNTRTKMFSGAANPAHIDNHGAEPNTLVAPVDMGLPGSLPTVNAEAVKFSISLGLALGCSIAPSSRFARKNYFYPDLGKNYQISQYDEPIAFEGSVDVELSDGTVVTVPIERAHMEEDAGKLTHVGGSTGRIQGAEYSLVDYNRAGVPLVEIVTKPIFGAEHRAPEIAKAYVQTIRDIVLSLGISEARMERGNLRCDANVSLRPRGQEKLGTRTETKNVNSMRSVERAVRYEIQRQAAILAAGGTIIQETRHWHEDTGTTSPGRPKSDADDYRYFPEPDLLPVAPSIELIEELRAALPEPPSARRRRLKADWGFADIEFQGVVNSGLLAEVEATVAAGATPAAARKWWTGEIARIANAEGREASDLATPADVAALQVLVDSGALNDKLARQVLEGVIAGEGTPQEVVDARGLAVVSDDGALIAAIDEALASQPDVLEKIRDGKVQAAGAVIGAVMKAMKGQADAARVRELVLERASAS